The following nucleotide sequence is from Deltaproteobacteria bacterium.
TCCCCATTAGAACTCCCTTTGACTCTAAATCCATATCCTTCAGTTTGAGCGTAGAAGGTGCTTTTATATATTCCTTAACTATGCTGAAGTTTGATTCAAGGTTTAATCTCCCCTTTTTGACCCTAACATCTCCTCCCATATAGGGTCCTAAAAGTGTCATATCAAAATCTTTTAGCAAAAGATTACCCTTGAAATTTTTATCAGGTATCTCTCCATCAGACTTCAACACAATCTTTCCGTCATTGGGCAGTTTCGCAGATGTGCTGATAGTCATCTTGTCCTGAAGGATGTTTGTTTTGCTATTAACATCTACAGTTACATTAGTTATTTCCATTTTAAAACTTTTAAGTTCATCAGTAATCACCACTTTCCCATTACTCACTTCCAAAACCTTTACAATAACTTCTATTGACGGCTTTTCATCCTTCTTCTCCGTCTCCTTTTTTATATCAGGCACAGGCATCAGCCATTTATTCTGTTTCGTTCTTTTAACCCAAAAAATGCATTTCAAAAAGACATACCTATAGAACCACGCCTATCAAGGCAATTCACGAATCATTATTAACAAGGGCACTGTTGACCTTTTCCGTTATAAAGGAATCAAAAGGAAAGAATAGGATTAAACCTGTTGCAGCTAAAAAGATGATAATGAAAAACCAGAGTATAATCTTCTTAAACATATTAAACATAGCCATAATAAAACTACACTTTCTTAAGTATTGTCAAATGAAATGCAGCCTATTTTTTGGGTTTTATGCCCCATTTATCAATCGCCTCTATTGCCCAGTCAACATTTTTATCTGTATGGCAGTTGTTGCACGCATTAGGCACGTCATACTCCTTTGTCATCTCAGGTGATATAAATTTGAATGTATGGTCTCTTGATTCAGCGCCGTTTGCGTGTTTGCCTGTCTTCACCATGTGGCACTCCATGCAGTCGCTTCCTGTGCTGGTGCGTTTGTGTCTTGTATGCTCTTCAATCTTCTGATATGAATATGTAAGCCCTGCCGGTGAATCAGGACCATGACAGGTAAGACATAAATTATTGCCGGGTTTGTAAACAAGTGATTTATATTCTGTGCCGTGAGGATTGTGGCATGTAAAACACTTTATTCCCTGTTTATACATCTCGCTGAATTTATATGTATTGCCATGAACCATGTTTTTGTTAGCAGAGTCGTTGGTCCAGAATGTATATGTTCCCTTACCGTGTTCAAACGGATCTTCAACCCAGTATTTGCTCAATACATCACCGGGTTTGAAGCCCATTGCCCAGGCGGTCTTATTATCAACATTCTTCCCGCTCAAATGGCATTGGAAGCAGACATCATTTGCCCTGTCCACATCCAGAAGACCGGGATTTATGATTTTATTGTCCCTTACATACTGGCTTGGTTTTATTACCTTGCCTGCCTTTTTCTCTTCGTCTAATTTATCCATTGCCTCTACATGCTCTTTCCCTGGTCCGTGGCATGCCTCGCACGCAATATTTCTTTCAGAGGATTTTTTTGTTTCTAAATCATAACCTGTTTGGTGGCAGCCTTCGCATAACCTTGATGCAGGTTTTTGATCCCAGTCTTGGGAGTATTGCGGAACCCACCAGTCCTTTTTAGGCACATATGGCTGCCACTTGTTCTTTTCAACATTCCATTCTGCCGGATGTATAAAGTAGTC
It contains:
- a CDS encoding cytochrome C, encoding MHKKMLKLMVMLAVPAVILLIPAIGIPMHGYEDMEKAMQQQAGYNAPFKDYAGSKECKRCHEAKYAGWEKTFHNKMEQTPIWDGTDKNVLGDFNSKDPVRTFNMDDVDILIGSRFKQRYAKKIGDDYFIHPAEWNVEKNKWQPYVPKKDWWVPQYSQDWDQKPASRLCEGCHQTGYDLETKKSSERNIACEACHGPGKEHVEAMDKLDEEKKAGKVIKPSQYVRDNKIINPGLLDVDRANDVCFQCHLSGKNVDNKTAWAMGFKPGDVLSKYWVEDPFEHGKGTYTFWTNDSANKNMVHGNTYKFSEMYKQGIKCFTCHNPHGTEYKSLVYKPGNNLCLTCHGPDSPAGLTYSYQKIEEHTRHKRTSTGSDCMECHMVKTGKHANGAESRDHTFKFISPEMTKEYDVPNACNNCHTDKNVDWAIEAIDKWGIKPKK
- a CDS encoding DUF748 domain-containing protein, encoding MPDIKKETEKKDEKPSIEVIVKVLEVSNGKVVITDELKSFKMEITNVTVDVNSKTNILQDKMTISTSAKLPNDGKIVLKSDGEIPDKNFKGNLLLKDFDMTLLGPYMGGDVRVKKGRLNLESNFSIVKEYIKAPSTLKLKDMDLESKGVLMGISAPLVLGLLKKEGEIAVNFNVWGNMKNPQNDLKDVFKKKMLASAQEKITSPLKSIGKSIKGLMKP